Proteins encoded together in one Epinephelus lanceolatus isolate andai-2023 chromosome 4, ASM4190304v1, whole genome shotgun sequence window:
- the calm3a gene encoding calmodulin 3a (phosphorylase kinase, delta), giving the protein MADQLTEEQIAEFKEAFSLFDKDGDGTITTKELGTVMRSLGQNPTEAELQDMINEVDADGNGTIDFPEFLTMMARKMKDTDSEEEIREAFRVFDKDGNGYISAAELRHVMTNLGEKLTDEEVDEMIREADIDGDGQVNYEEFVQMMTAK; this is encoded by the exons ATG GCTGATCAGCTGACTGAGGAGCAGATTGCTG AGTTCAAGGAGGCGTTCTCGCTGTTTGACAAAGATGGCGATGGCACTATCACTACCAAAGAGCTCGGGACTGTGATGCGCTCTCTGGGACAGAACCCCACTGAGGCTGAGCTGCAGGACATGATCAATGAGGTGGATGCTGATG GTAATGGTACAATTGACTTTCCTGAGTTTCTGACCATGATGGCCCGGAAGATGAAAGACACAGACAGTGAGGAGGAGATCAGAGAAGCCTTCAGAGTCTTTGACAAG GACGGTAATGGCTACATCAGTGCAGCAGAGCTACGGCACGTCATGACCAACTTAGGGGAGAAGCTCACTGATGAGGAGGTGGACGAAATGATCCGCGAGGCTGACATTGATGGTGACGGTCAGGTCAACTATGAGG AGTTTGTCCAGATGATGACTGCCAAGTGA